A section of the Triticum dicoccoides isolate Atlit2015 ecotype Zavitan chromosome 7A, WEW_v2.0, whole genome shotgun sequence genome encodes:
- the LOC119331469 gene encoding peptidyl-prolyl cis-trans isomerase FKBP16-3, chloroplastic-like produces MAAAASSSASPLLLPSGPRGASSRAWLPSGGGGGGRAFIRGGNSRAPCCRRAAAGGGSAAQCGGADDDNGGVVTRRGVVGAVVLGVSSSALCLQAALDAFAGGLPPEEKPKLCDAACEAELENLPMVTTESGLQYKDIKVGQGPSPPVGFQVAANCIAMVPNGQIFDSSLEKGQPYIFRVGAGQVIKGLDEGILSMKVGGLRRLYIPGQLAFPKGLTSAPGRPRVAPSSPVVFDVNLLFVPGLDDDE; encoded by the exons ATGGCTGCTGCTGCCTCTTCCTCGGCCTCGCCGCTTCTCCTCCCGTCAGGGCCGCGTGGCGCTAGCTCGAGGGCCTGGCttcccagcggcggcggcggcggcggcagggcgttCATCAGAGGTGGCAACAGCAGGGCGCCATGCTGCAGGAGGGCTGCCGCTGGCGGAGGAAGCGCGGCGCAATGCGGAGGAGCTGACGACGACAACGGTGGCGTGGTCACCCGGAGGGGCGTGGTCGGGGCGGTGGTTCTGGGGGTGTCGTCGTCCGCGTTATGCCTGCAGGCCGCGCTCGACGCCTTCGCCGGCGGGCTGCCGCCGGAGGAGAAGCCCAAGCTCTGCGACGCCGCCTGCGAGGCAGAGCTCGAAAAT CTGCCTATGGTGACTACGGAGTCCGGTTTGCAGTACAAGGACATCAAAGTCGGGCAAGGGCCGAGTCCGCCCGTTGGCTTCCAG GTTGCTGCAAACTGCATCGCCATGGTGCCAAACGGACAGATATTCGACAG CTCGCTGGAGAAAGGCCAGCCCTACATATTCCGTGTTGGCGCAGGACAG GTGATAAAGGGACTTGATGAAGGGATCTTGTCGATGAAAGTTGGAGGATTACGTCGGTTGTACATACCCGGTCAA TTAGCATTCCCTAAGGGCCTTACATCAGCTCCCGGGAGGCCAAGAGTGGCTCCGAGCAGCCCCGTCGTATTTGACGTCAACCTATTGTTCGTACCTGGTCTTGACGATGATGAGTGA